The genomic segment AGACACAAATCTACCGTCTCTACTGCAATAATCACTGCTGGGGCTATACCTGTATGTCCAACCATATCACCATTTGCAAAGTTTAACCGTATAAACTTAAAATCCCCCCCTTCAACCTGCTTCAGCACCGCATCCGTTATCTCCCCCGCTTTCATCCACGGTCTTTGCTGAAATGGCACCTGGTCTGATGTTATCTCTTCAAATAATTCTAAATTAGGGTCTACATATCCCGACTTATTGCCATTCCAAAAATAAGTAACATGTCCAAACTTTTGTGTCTCTGAAATAGCGTAGCTTTTAACACCAGTTGCACAAAGATATTCACTAATTGTCCCTTCAATTTGTGGAGGCTCAACCAAAAAATTCTTGGGAATAAATTTATCACCATCATACTGCATCATACCCGCATAAAAAACATTTGGTCGGCGTTTACGGTCAAAATATGGGAAGTTATCTTCCTCAAAAGCACGTGATAATTCTATTGCTCGGTCTCCTCGAAAATTGAAGAAAATCACTGCATCCCCATCTTCAATTGTTCCTACTGGCTTACCTTTTTCAACAATAACAAATTCACCTAAAAATTGGTCATTTACAGTCGGGTCTTGATAATAAAACTCAACTGCCTCTTTTGCTGATGTAAATTGTTTTCCTTCTCCTAACACATGTGCTTTCCAACCTCGCTCTACAATTCGCCAATCCGCCTCATATCGGTCCATTGTCACTATCATTCTGCCACCACCAGAGGCTATACGGTAATCTAAACCACTTCGATTACATTCAGCCAATACATTCTCTAACGTTTCTATATATACCAATGCACTCCGTTCAGCCACATCTCTGCCATCAGTTAAAACATGCACACGTACCTTCGGAACCCGTTCCTCAGCACAATGTTTGATTAGTGCCAACAACTGATTAATATGACTATGGACATTCCCATCAGACAGCAACCCAATAAAATGCAATGTCCCTCCATGACGAACCCGCTCCATAATATTTTGCCATGCTTTCCCCTTGTAAATCCTTCCATCCTCAATTGCTTCATTCACAAGTCGTGCCCCCTGTGCAAAGACACGTCCTGCTCCTAACGCATTATGCCCAACTTCCGAATTCCCCATATCCTCATCACTCGGCTGACCTACAGCAGTCCCATGTGCTTTTAGACTCACAAATAATGGCTCTTGAAACAAAGCATCTAACATCGGCGTATTTGCCATATAAACTCCATCACTTTCATCCTGCTTCCCTATACCAATCCCATCCATTATAACAAGGACTAACGGTCCCGCAAAAGGTACATACTTATTTAACTTTTCTAATGGCTTCATTTTCATGATAATAAAAACCTCATTAATCTTTAATAGAATAATCTACTTACATTTCGAGAAGATGAATATAAAATAGAGATGTGAAATTAACTAACTTCTATACCCACTTTTGCTAATGCTTTTCTCAAATCATCTGGTGTAAACGGCTTTTGAAGTAGCATATCCGCTCCCAATTCAAGCACTCGATTCGCTACATCCCCTTGATAATACCCCGTCATCGCAATTATATGTATATGCGACGTTTCAGAATTTGATTTAATCCGTCGGGTCACTTCAAAACCATCTAAACCAGGCAATCTCAAATCCAGAAAAATAATTTCAGGTTGAAAAGTTGCAACCATCTGTCCCGCATCAAATCCATCCATCGCCATCTCTATTTGAAACGGTGTCTGGGCTCTTTCCAGAAATCTACGAATAACGGAAATAACTGCCTTTTCATCATCAACAACAAGTATTTTTACTCCCGCATTTCCCAGATCTTCATGAATAGGCATATTATTCTCCCGCAAAAAGCGGAGTAAATCATCCCTACGAATTCTTCGATGTCCTCCAGGAGTTTTAAATACACGGATTTTACCCGCTTCTGCCCATTTCCGAATCGTATCTGCTGTTACATGACAATACTTCGCAACTTCTGATGTACTAAAAGAAAGTCTTGATTCCATGGTTTATCCTCACAATAGTTTTGATTGATTTTATTGATTATTTTCACTAATTATACAGATTAAAAATTGTTTTTTTCAACTTTTTAAGATTCTACGAAAAAATTTTTTTAATTGATATTTAGACAATTATTTTTATTATTGAAAGGGACATAAATTATAGGATGGAGCTGGAACGGGGAATCGAACCCCGGACCTGGTCATTACGAGTGACCCGCTCTACCGACTGAGCTATTCCAGCTTACTAAAAAGCAGGGATATTAAATTGTACATCTAATGAATAAAAATGGTGCCAAGGGGCGGAATCGAACCGCCGACACGCGGATTTTCAGTCCGCTGCTCTACCAACTGAGCTACCTCGGCAACCGACCATAATTATATCATGAAAAAAAATCAATTTCAACTCACAAATTATCTATCTAAAATACCGCAATATGCTGTAATCGAATACATTTGTCGTATCAAAAATATTTTCTTAGTCTCAATTTTAAAATTTAAACAAAATAAATTTGTTAAAAAAATCTTGTTTAGAACTCATTAGATAATACCTAAAAAGAAAAGAAATACCCATTTCTAAATTACACATGTTATGGGATAAAGGTTGTAGACGGTGTTAGAGAGAGTATCCAATATTTTATCAGTTTAATTGCATTTTCAACATCACTTAAAGAGATAATTTCCGCTGGGGTATGCATATATCGGTTAGGAATACCAATCAAACCTGTTGCAACCCCCTTACGGCTAAGTTGTATAACATTGGCATCAGTCCCTGTGGCTCTTGGGGCAGGCATAAGTTGATATGGAATTTTATTTGTTTCTGCTACTTTTTTTATTCCTTCAAAAACCTTCGGATTTATATTTGGACCTTTATCTATAATTGGTCCTTTGCCTAATTGTATCTCAGCATACCTTGCTTTATCTATCCCAGGATGGTCTGTTGCCCAACCAACATCAACTGCAATAGCAGTGTGAGGCTCACAAGCATAAGCACTGGTGATAGCACCACGCAAACCTATTTCTTCTTGAACAGTCGTAACGCAAAATACAGCGACCTTTACCTTTTGCTTTGCCAAATTCCGCACCGCTTCAAGGCAAACAAAAGCACCGATACGGTCATCTAATCCACGTGCCGTTATCAGGTTATTTTTAAGCTCACGAATAGGAACATCTAAAGTAATAGGGTCGGCAATAGATACCATCTTTTCTGCTTCTTTTCTGTTTTTAGCACCAATATCTATCCAGAGGTCGTGAAGCTCAAATGCCTTGTCTCGTTCTTTCTCTGGAGTTAAATGTATTGGTTTTCTCCCAATCACTCCATACACAGAACCTTTCTCTGCATGTATAACAACTCTTTGTCCTGGTAAAACAGCAATATCCACTCCGCCAATAGCTACAGCTCTTATAAACCCCTGCTCATCAATCGCGTTTACCATTAAGCCAATTTCATCTACATGCCCACAAAGCATTACCCTAAACGGTGCATCTTTATTAAGAACATAGAATTGATTACCGTGAACATCCTTGTAAATTTCATCAACCACATCCTTCATATACTCACGGCATTTTTCCTGTACCTGAACCTCAAAACCAGAAGGGCTTGGCGTTTGAAGCAAGTCATAGAGAAAATCTTTTGCCTGTGGAGACAACATAATCCTTTTCCTCTGTTTACATTGAGAACCTTATAAAGTAACACTATCAAATTATATCACAATTAGAAAAGAAAATAATTGTTGACAGAAACTGAAAATATAAAAAAACACAGGCACACCCTTTCCCTCTTCTATGAAGAAGAACTTTTGTTTTATGTCTAACAATTATCTATTTTTGATTTCCACCTCGTATTTATTATACCTTAAAATTCTCCTTTTTTGTTTTAAATTTTTTTACTTCTCGTTAACTCTTTATTTATCATATATATACAATTATACGAAGAAAATGTTACATATATTTAAATTTTTGAATTTTTCATTTGACATTGAGGGTAATAAAATGTTAAATTTTAGGTTATGAGATTTTGGATAGACAAAGAGTACGTATAAAAATAATTGAGGAGAAGGGATTAACCTTTTTCCATAGGAGCCGAAGCGCGTGAAATCATGGACGATACTTAGGCTTCCGAAGAAGGAAGGCGAAAAGATACATATAAGACTCTCTCCATGGGTATTAGGATTTATCTTAGTATTGATAGCTGTTCTTACCTTTTTCACTTCCTTTTTATACACACGGCAGTGTATCATTTCTACTCACCTTACTCAATTGAAGCAAATTAATCGCAATTTAGAATATGCTACAGGAAATGGAACCACCAATTCTGTACCTGTAGACCCTGTGACAGAAGAGGACCTTCGTAAGTTAGAAAATCAGCTTCGTTCTGAGTATGAATCAACAATCGCTGTTATTACCTCTCAATTAAACGAATTGTTAGAAATAGAGACAAAAGCACGCCAGGCAACAGGACTTACCCCGAGATACAAAGCCCCAACGGCTAATATTTCCTCAAACAACGAAAGAGGAAAAGGTGGTCCAGTAGCCAGCAACCACAATATTGGCATGTCTTCAAGCCGAAATTCCTTTGTTATACCCACACTATTACGGAGCTCTGGACGCTTATCCGCTGATTTACTCTTGCAGGAGATAGCCCTCCGTAAAATAGGTTTACAGGATTTATTAAAAGGTATTGAAATCCAGAATGCCAAAATTGAACGGACACCTACCAGCTGGCCTATCGCACGACGTATGGGTAAGTTAATGTCTTACTTTGGTTATCGTCGTGACCCATTTACACATCGTATCAAACACCATGATGGGCTTGATATATCTGCACCTTATGGAACACAAGTTATTTCCGCAGGCAAAGGTGTCGTAACATTTGCAGGAAGAGATGGTGATTATGGAAATGTTGTAATTATCGACCATGGGGAAGGCATTAAAACAGTGTATGCTCACTTATCCAAAATAAGTGTAGATGTTGGGCAAAAAATAGAAAAAGGACAAGTAATTGGAGCGGTAGGTAGTTCAGGTAGAAGTACAGGGCCTCATCTCCACTTTGAAGTTCGAGTTGGAAATGCACCTACAAATCCATTAAAATATCTAAACAGATAACAAATGTAGCGTTTGATATTTTTTCCAGGTTTAAGAAAAAAGATAGGAAATTGTTATGTTAGATGTTCGTAAGAAAGGTCCTAATGAAATGAATATATCAAGTGTTATTGGTCCAGGTACCG from the Candidatus Hydrogenedens sp. genome contains:
- a CDS encoding M42 family metallopeptidase, translating into MLSPQAKDFLYDLLQTPSPSGFEVQVQEKCREYMKDVVDEIYKDVHGNQFYVLNKDAPFRVMLCGHVDEIGLMVNAIDEQGFIRAVAIGGVDIAVLPGQRVVIHAEKGSVYGVIGRKPIHLTPEKERDKAFELHDLWIDIGAKNRKEAEKMVSIADPITLDVPIRELKNNLITARGLDDRIGAFVCLEAVRNLAKQKVKVAVFCVTTVQEEIGLRGAITSAYACEPHTAIAVDVGWATDHPGIDKARYAEIQLGKGPIIDKGPNINPKVFEGIKKVAETNKIPYQLMPAPRATGTDANVIQLSRKGVATGLIGIPNRYMHTPAEIISLSDVENAIKLIKYWILSLTPSTTFIP
- a CDS encoding response regulator, coding for MESRLSFSTSEVAKYCHVTADTIRKWAEAGKIRVFKTPGGHRRIRRDDLLRFLRENNMPIHEDLGNAGVKILVVDDEKAVISVIRRFLERAQTPFQIEMAMDGFDAGQMVATFQPEIIFLDLRLPGLDGFEVTRRIKSNSETSHIHIIAMTGYYQGDVANRVLELGADMLLQKPFTPDDLRKALAKVGIEVS
- the gpmI gene encoding 2,3-bisphosphoglycerate-independent phosphoglycerate mutase, which gives rise to MKMKPLEKLNKYVPFAGPLVLVIMDGIGIGKQDESDGVYMANTPMLDALFQEPLFVSLKAHGTAVGQPSDEDMGNSEVGHNALGAGRVFAQGARLVNEAIEDGRIYKGKAWQNIMERVRHGGTLHFIGLLSDGNVHSHINQLLALIKHCAEERVPKVRVHVLTDGRDVAERSALVYIETLENVLAECNRSGLDYRIASGGGRMIVTMDRYEADWRIVERGWKAHVLGEGKQFTSAKEAVEFYYQDPTVNDQFLGEFVIVEKGKPVGTIEDGDAVIFFNFRGDRAIELSRAFEEDNFPYFDRKRRPNVFYAGMMQYDGDKFIPKNFLVEPPQIEGTISEYLCATGVKSYAISETQKFGHVTYFWNGNKSGYVDPNLELFEEITSDQVPFQQRPWMKAGEITDAVLKQVEGGDFKFIRLNFANGDMVGHTGIAPAVIIAVETVDLCLTRIYNAVKAVEGVLVVTADHGNADLLFTEKKGKREPHVAHTLNPVPFIIKDFSQKNSFRLSGVEKPGLSNVASTLCNLLGYKAPEEYDPSLIEIV
- a CDS encoding peptidoglycan DD-metalloendopeptidase family protein is translated as MKSWTILRLPKKEGEKIHIRLSPWVLGFILVLIAVLTFFTSFLYTRQCIISTHLTQLKQINRNLEYATGNGTTNSVPVDPVTEEDLRKLENQLRSEYESTIAVITSQLNELLEIETKARQATGLTPRYKAPTANISSNNERGKGGPVASNHNIGMSSSRNSFVIPTLLRSSGRLSADLLLQEIALRKIGLQDLLKGIEIQNAKIERTPTSWPIARRMGKLMSYFGYRRDPFTHRIKHHDGLDISAPYGTQVISAGKGVVTFAGRDGDYGNVVIIDHGEGIKTVYAHLSKISVDVGQKIEKGQVIGAVGSSGRSTGPHLHFEVRVGNAPTNPLKYLNR